A stretch of Pseudobdellovibrionaceae bacterium DNA encodes these proteins:
- a CDS encoding helix-turn-helix transcriptional regulator has translation MAKKLELNPNSSLDFAAFRAETRFMEWTSERIRELRRRMGWSQSDLARRLHCESGTVANLEKGQSKPESSITQILEMLFNQAELSAYEISQNCQAEAALRERALESIDLRSLESGSDKKD, from the coding sequence GTGGCGAAAAAGCTAGAATTGAATCCAAACTCTAGTCTTGATTTCGCCGCTTTTCGGGCGGAAACTCGATTCATGGAATGGACATCAGAACGTATCCGTGAATTACGCCGCCGCATGGGATGGAGCCAATCAGATCTGGCTCGTCGTCTTCACTGCGAAAGCGGCACTGTCGCAAACCTTGAAAAAGGTCAGTCGAAACCCGAGTCGTCGATCACGCAAATTCTGGAGATGCTCTTCAATCAAGCCGAGCTGTCTGCGTACGAAATTTCGCAGAACTGCCAAGCGGAAGCCGCATTAAGAGAAAGAGCCCTTGAGTCGATCGATCTCCGCAGTTTAGAGTCCGGTTCCGATAAAAAGGATTAG
- a CDS encoding septum formation initiator family protein encodes MMQSLRNVGEAIRRWVSSPVKVLLTCVVFALLQLLIQGNLFHLLRLHNDREALTASLSNIQGDLRVLDQKIRQAKDPVFIEKEAKDRLDMAGEDELVFVFSSD; translated from the coding sequence ATGATGCAATCCTTGCGAAATGTAGGTGAGGCGATTCGTCGCTGGGTCTCGAGCCCGGTGAAGGTGCTGTTGACGTGCGTGGTTTTCGCGCTCTTGCAGCTGCTGATTCAGGGCAATCTGTTTCACCTCTTGCGACTCCATAACGATCGCGAAGCGTTGACCGCGAGCCTCTCGAACATCCAAGGCGACTTGCGTGTGCTTGATCAAAAAATCCGTCAGGCGAAAGACCCGGTTTTCATCGAAAAAGAAGCCAAAGACCGCCTGGATATGGCGGGTGAAGATGAGCTTGTATTTGTGTTCTCTTCTGACTGA
- the eno gene encoding phosphopyruvate hydratase: MSEIVSVRAREILDSRGTPTIEVDVVLSTGVTGRAAVPSGASTGAHEACELRDGEKGRYLGKGVQKAVENVREKISVELIGMNVFDQVEIDETLIDLDGTDNKTQLGANAILGVSLASAKAAAIESGLPLYRYVGGSQACQLPVPLMNVINGGAHANNGLNIQEFMIVPTVNDSFADSLRAGSEIFHTLKKILNEKGLSTAVGDEGGFAPVLKGNQEALELLMTAIEKAGYRPGENVGLALDVAATELFKDSKYTWEGKQISAEELTEIYRGWAAKFPFLSIEDGLSEDDWSGWAHLTSALGSKLQLVGDDLFVTNPKRLQEGIDKNTANALLVKVNQIGTLTETTRAVRLAQRNKYATVMSHRSGETEDVTIADLAVALDCSQIKTGSLCRSDRTAKYNQLLRIEEELGSAAQYWGKSAFRSRT, encoded by the coding sequence ATGTCTGAAATCGTCAGCGTTCGTGCCCGTGAAATCTTGGATAGCCGTGGAACTCCGACCATCGAAGTCGACGTCGTTCTGAGCACCGGGGTCACTGGACGCGCGGCGGTTCCGTCGGGCGCTTCGACCGGTGCGCACGAGGCCTGCGAATTGCGTGACGGCGAAAAAGGCCGCTACCTAGGTAAAGGCGTGCAGAAGGCCGTTGAGAACGTGCGCGAGAAAATTTCGGTGGAGCTCATCGGGATGAACGTTTTTGATCAGGTCGAAATCGACGAAACCTTGATCGACCTCGACGGCACCGACAACAAAACCCAACTGGGCGCAAACGCGATTCTGGGCGTGTCGCTGGCTTCGGCGAAGGCCGCGGCGATCGAGTCGGGTCTGCCTTTGTACCGCTACGTCGGCGGCTCGCAGGCTTGTCAGTTGCCGGTTCCCTTGATGAACGTCATTAACGGCGGCGCGCACGCGAACAACGGTCTGAACATTCAAGAGTTCATGATCGTTCCCACCGTGAACGACTCGTTCGCGGATTCGCTGCGCGCGGGCTCGGAAATTTTCCACACGCTCAAAAAAATCCTGAACGAAAAAGGCCTGTCGACGGCGGTCGGGGACGAAGGCGGCTTCGCGCCCGTGCTCAAGGGCAACCAAGAGGCGCTCGAGCTTCTGATGACCGCGATCGAAAAGGCGGGCTACCGTCCCGGTGAAAACGTCGGCCTGGCGCTCGACGTCGCCGCGACCGAACTTTTCAAAGATTCGAAGTACACTTGGGAAGGCAAACAAATCTCGGCCGAAGAGCTGACCGAGATCTACCGCGGCTGGGCCGCGAAGTTCCCCTTCCTGTCGATCGAAGACGGTCTGTCCGAAGACGACTGGAGCGGTTGGGCGCATCTGACATCGGCGCTGGGTTCGAAACTGCAACTGGTCGGCGACGATCTGTTCGTGACGAATCCGAAACGTCTGCAAGAGGGGATCGACAAAAACACCGCGAACGCCCTTCTCGTGAAAGTGAACCAGATCGGCACTTTGACCGAGACGACCCGTGCGGTCCGCCTTGCTCAACGCAACAAGTACGCGACCGTCATGTCCCACCGAAGCGGCGAGACCGAGGACGTCACCATCGCCGATCTCGCGGTGGCGCTGGACTGCTCGCAAATTAAAACGGGAAGCCTTTGCCGCAGCGATCGCACGGCGAAGTACAACCAGCTCCTGCGCATCGAGGAAGAATTGGGCTCGGCCGCGCAGTACTGGGGAAAATCGGCCTTCCGCTCGCGGACGTGA
- a CDS encoding CpaF family protein translates to MTAKQSAVRNFLGPIVPLLDDPTVSEIMINGHQDVFVERKGHIEKTEVTFTDEDALLAAARNIADSIQRRITDEEPRLDARLPDGSRVCIVIPPCARNGTTISIRKFTQSKINFKDYIAMGAISADGARFLDVCMYLGKNILVSGGTGSGKTTLLGLLCSRIPKGQRVIVIEDSSELKVVYDHVVFFETKMADGLGKGEVTIRDLLKSSLRLRPDRIIVGEVRSGEALELVQAMNTGHRGCMGTVHANSPEDAMVRLEALASGGDGKLSEKALRYQIGAAIDVVIQISRYHDGSRRIGAISEVKGTDSTGSYIVEPIYQMSRMTRLPDGKLQGQLEPTGYVPSFMPEIVDNKLPFTEAQFQKKSAA, encoded by the coding sequence ATGACCGCGAAACAAAGCGCGGTCCGTAACTTTTTGGGCCCGATCGTCCCGCTGCTCGACGATCCCACCGTGTCCGAGATCATGATCAACGGACACCAAGACGTTTTCGTCGAACGCAAAGGTCACATCGAAAAGACCGAAGTGACTTTCACCGACGAGGACGCGCTCCTGGCCGCCGCCCGGAATATCGCCGATTCGATTCAACGCCGAATCACCGACGAAGAACCGCGTCTGGACGCGCGTCTTCCCGATGGCTCTCGGGTGTGTATCGTGATTCCGCCCTGCGCACGCAATGGCACCACGATCTCGATTCGTAAATTCACGCAGTCGAAAATCAATTTCAAAGACTACATCGCCATGGGCGCGATCTCGGCCGATGGCGCGCGTTTTCTCGACGTATGCATGTACCTCGGAAAAAACATTCTGGTCAGCGGGGGAACCGGTTCGGGTAAGACCACGCTGTTGGGACTTCTGTGCTCGCGCATTCCGAAAGGTCAGCGCGTGATCGTGATCGAGGACTCGTCGGAACTGAAAGTCGTCTACGATCACGTCGTCTTTTTCGAAACCAAAATGGCCGACGGTCTCGGCAAAGGGGAAGTCACGATCCGTGATCTGCTCAAAAGCTCCCTGCGTTTGCGTCCCGATCGCATCATCGTCGGAGAGGTTCGTTCCGGCGAAGCCCTCGAGCTCGTGCAGGCGATGAACACCGGTCACCGCGGTTGTATGGGAACGGTCCACGCCAACTCGCCGGAAGATGCCATGGTGCGTCTGGAAGCCTTGGCGTCGGGCGGTGACGGAAAGCTGTCGGAAAAAGCGCTGCGCTATCAAATTGGTGCGGCGATCGACGTCGTCATCCAGATCTCGCGTTATCATGATGGGTCGCGTCGAATTGGCGCCATTTCCGAGGTGAAAGGGACCGATAGCACCGGATCCTACATCGTAGAGCCGATTTATCAGATGTCGCGCATGACTCGCCTGCCCGACGGGAAGCTCCAGGGGCAGCTCGAACCCACCGGTTACGTCCCCAGTTTCATGCCCGAGATCGTGGACAACAAACTTCCGTTTACGGAAGCTCAGTTTCAGAAAAAGAGCGCGGCCTAG
- a CDS encoding cupredoxin domain-containing protein: MHVSVRAWEVDLSRRQGDLQKVKTRGPASVVTENQKKDSMFAGIFTSLDPAQEIVIMNTEKGFVPETIQLKAGQAYKIHVVNVNEAAKNVSFVFDAFSEHHGTFYGQPKTFQISPKIEGVFSFQCPETAKQGRVVVAPNAEGRRPASE; the protein is encoded by the coding sequence ATGCACGTTTCCGTTCGCGCATGGGAAGTCGATCTTTCGCGTCGTCAGGGCGATCTGCAAAAGGTGAAGACGCGCGGACCCGCGTCGGTCGTCACCGAAAATCAGAAAAAAGATTCGATGTTCGCCGGGATCTTCACTTCTCTCGATCCCGCGCAGGAAATCGTCATCATGAATACCGAAAAGGGTTTCGTGCCCGAAACGATTCAGCTGAAGGCGGGACAAGCGTACAAGATTCACGTCGTGAACGTGAACGAGGCCGCGAAGAACGTCAGCTTCGTGTTCGACGCGTTCTCGGAACATCACGGCACCTTTTACGGTCAGCCGAAGACCTTCCAGATCTCGCCGAAAATCGAAGGGGTCTTTTCGTTTCAGTGCCCGGAAACCGCCAAACAAGGTCGGGTCGTCGTCGCTCCCAATGCGGAGGGCCGTCGTCCGGCTAGCGAGTGA
- a CDS encoding cytochrome, protein MFIQGDLQAVFDALYSVGAIDPVLNADWKEISNEMKARPDLYSQAMKIVNDCHGDKNQLVERLMSLDAQTVNFIAVEVAREFAEFTDRKDVH, encoded by the coding sequence ATGTTCATTCAAGGCGATCTGCAAGCGGTATTCGACGCACTTTATTCGGTGGGAGCGATTGATCCCGTTCTCAATGCCGATTGGAAAGAAATCTCGAACGAGATGAAGGCGCGTCCGGATCTGTACTCGCAAGCCATGAAGATCGTGAACGACTGCCACGGGGACAAGAATCAGTTGGTTGAAAGACTGATGTCGCTCGATGCGCAGACCGTGAATTTTATCGCCGTGGAGGTGGCCCGTGAGTTCGCTGAATTCACCGATCGCAAAGACGTACACTAA
- a CDS encoding thioredoxin domain-containing protein, protein MRHSHGGSILKKFIVALAGLTFLLTGCTPSADGLKKAIEKDPSIVFSAIEKDPEGFIEVVNKAAQQAQQKGAEKAQADEGKKRDEEFANPLKPEIQAGRPIKGSADAAITIVEYSDFQCPYCTRGYQTINEVMKAYEGKVRFVFKHLPLDFHPKAMPAAKFFEAVAMQDHAKAYKFHDIVFENQAELNQRGEDFLRDAAKKAGADLKKLEKDINDPKVAERIQADMEEARKFDISGTPGFVINGVTLKGAYPFSEFKVIIDRHLAAAK, encoded by the coding sequence ATGAGACACTCTCACGGAGGAAGCATCTTGAAAAAGTTTATCGTTGCACTGGCCGGTTTGACCTTCCTGCTCACGGGCTGCACCCCCAGCGCGGACGGACTGAAAAAAGCGATCGAAAAAGATCCCTCGATCGTGTTCAGCGCGATTGAAAAAGATCCCGAAGGCTTCATCGAAGTCGTCAACAAAGCGGCCCAACAGGCTCAGCAAAAAGGCGCCGAAAAAGCTCAAGCCGACGAAGGCAAGAAACGCGACGAAGAGTTCGCCAATCCCCTGAAACCCGAAATTCAAGCGGGTCGTCCGATCAAAGGTTCGGCGGATGCGGCGATCACGATCGTCGAATACTCGGACTTCCAGTGCCCCTATTGCACTCGCGGTTACCAGACCATCAACGAAGTCATGAAAGCTTACGAAGGCAAAGTGCGTTTCGTGTTCAAGCACTTGCCCCTGGATTTCCACCCGAAGGCGATGCCCGCGGCGAAATTCTTCGAAGCGGTCGCGATGCAAGACCACGCGAAGGCTTACAAGTTTCACGATATCGTGTTCGAAAACCAAGCCGAGCTGAACCAGCGTGGTGAGGACTTCCTGCGCGACGCCGCGAAAAAAGCGGGCGCGGACCTGAAGAAACTGGAAAAAGACATCAACGACCCGAAAGTCGCTGAGCGCATCCAAGCCGACATGGAAGAAGCCCGCAAATTCGATATCAGCGGAACTCCCGGCTTCGTGATCAACGGCGTGACCCTGAAAGGCGCATACCCTTTCTCGGAATTCAAAGTGATCATCGACCGCCACTTGGCTGCCGCGAAGTAA
- the sfsA gene encoding DNA/RNA nuclease SfsA, producing MKNKTLAFPLPTETGSFQRRYNRFFADVQLNGETVVAHVANTGSMKTCLHVDGGALLSPAANPERKLRYSLEAIQTPWKTWIGVNTSWPNQLVKKVHALGLNPDWSKFPTFKPEHKISKETRLDGLLTSSDGSQHRFVEVKNVSMAVGDCERLQGVAQFPDAKTERGRKHLEELMKLVDEGHEAELIFVVQRTDCTRFQPAWEIDPDYAETLARAAAHGVKISVWTVDVSAEGFDVKVGGALELDLERPSDLPVAPVKKKTSRKK from the coding sequence ATGAAAAATAAAACGCTCGCGTTCCCTTTGCCGACCGAGACGGGCTCCTTCCAGCGCCGTTACAATCGATTCTTCGCGGACGTCCAACTGAATGGCGAGACGGTCGTCGCGCACGTCGCGAATACAGGCAGCATGAAAACCTGCCTGCATGTCGATGGCGGCGCGCTCTTGAGTCCCGCAGCGAATCCCGAGCGCAAACTTCGCTACAGCCTCGAGGCGATCCAGACGCCGTGGAAGACGTGGATCGGCGTCAATACGTCGTGGCCGAATCAGCTCGTCAAAAAAGTTCACGCATTGGGATTGAATCCCGATTGGTCGAAGTTCCCGACGTTCAAACCCGAACACAAAATCTCGAAAGAGACACGTTTGGATGGACTCTTGACGTCGTCGGACGGTTCCCAACATCGTTTCGTCGAGGTGAAAAACGTCTCGATGGCGGTGGGGGACTGCGAACGTCTGCAAGGTGTCGCGCAATTTCCGGATGCGAAGACCGAGCGGGGTCGTAAGCACCTCGAAGAGTTGATGAAGCTTGTCGACGAGGGCCATGAAGCCGAGCTGATCTTCGTCGTGCAGCGAACCGATTGCACGCGCTTCCAGCCCGCATGGGAGATCGATCCCGATTACGCCGAGACCTTGGCGCGCGCGGCCGCACATGGCGTAAAAATCAGCGTGTGGACGGTGGATGTGTCGGCGGAAGGATTTGACGTGAAAGTCGGCGGAGCTTTGGAGCTCGACCTCGAGCGGCCGTCGGATCTTCCGGTCGCGCCGGTGAAAAAGAAAACAAGCCGCAAAAAATAA
- a CDS encoding tyrosine-protein phosphatase: MPLILFGFALFLSAPASAAFWNPPSSVDRVFIGNFHFVMDVGRAELYRGAQPSGREHEARDLGITDVLILKNETWSEVRSELRRWSDLGYPESRVRHVPFRWRHSEEETACLQLMEGLDFARTVLREPGAKLYIHCTAGEDRTGVFVALMRMLVEGRSLEFAFDEMCARGYAEANRWKPGLIVRQVKTGLTPLLVKFATWIERGELRWGRPRPELCRQIAQTESLRPPESLRCR; encoded by the coding sequence ATGCCTTTGATTCTGTTTGGGTTCGCGCTTTTCTTGAGCGCGCCCGCGTCCGCCGCTTTTTGGAATCCCCCGTCGAGTGTTGACCGTGTCTTCATCGGAAACTTTCACTTCGTCATGGACGTCGGACGTGCCGAACTTTACCGGGGCGCCCAACCTTCGGGCCGTGAACACGAAGCCCGCGACCTCGGCATCACCGACGTCCTCATTTTGAAAAATGAAACCTGGAGCGAAGTGCGCTCGGAGTTGCGGCGCTGGAGCGACCTGGGCTATCCGGAGAGTCGCGTGCGCCACGTTCCCTTCCGCTGGCGTCACAGCGAAGAAGAGACCGCCTGTTTACAGCTCATGGAGGGACTGGATTTCGCGCGCACGGTTCTGCGTGAGCCCGGCGCCAAACTCTACATCCACTGCACCGCGGGTGAGGACCGCACCGGCGTCTTCGTGGCGCTCATGCGCATGCTGGTCGAAGGACGTTCGCTGGAATTCGCCTTCGACGAGATGTGCGCTCGCGGTTACGCCGAAGCCAACCGCTGGAAGCCGGGCCTCATCGTCCGCCAAGTGAAAACGGGTCTCACGCCACTCCTCGTGAAGTTCGCGACCTGGATCGAACGGGGTGAGCTGCGCTGGGGACGCCCCCGTCCCGAACTCTGCCGCCAAATCGCTCAAACCGAGTCGCTGCGTCCTCCGGAAAGCCTGCGCTGCCGCTGA
- the lipA gene encoding lipoyl synthase yields the protein MSSADPKAPEAPTAPPQRPTKPNWLKVRAPSGENYARIKEMLSDLKLATVCQEAKCPNMGECWGGGTATIMLMGETCTRGCKFCHVKTGNPKGVLDPMEPEKVAYSIAQMGLEYVVITSVDRDDLPDQGSNHFARTIRTAKRLDPDLIVEILTPDFRGSFECVDLIVQAKPDVFAHNIETVERLQRRVRDPRANYAQSMSVLKRVKDVDPTRYTKTSIMLGLGETDEEVLQTLKDLRAIGCDVVTFGQYLQPTPRHLKVEEYVTPEKFKEWQTIAESMGFLYVASGPLVRSSYRAGEFFMKGIVEKQRKETLQHGI from the coding sequence ATGTCATCTGCTGACCCTAAAGCGCCCGAGGCGCCAACGGCTCCCCCTCAACGGCCGACGAAACCGAATTGGCTCAAAGTCCGCGCCCCTTCGGGCGAAAACTACGCCCGCATCAAAGAGATGCTCAGCGACTTGAAGCTCGCCACCGTTTGCCAAGAAGCGAAGTGCCCGAACATGGGCGAATGCTGGGGCGGCGGCACCGCGACCATCATGCTCATGGGCGAAACCTGCACACGCGGCTGCAAGTTCTGTCACGTCAAGACCGGCAATCCCAAAGGCGTGCTTGATCCGATGGAGCCCGAAAAGGTCGCCTACTCGATCGCGCAAATGGGCCTCGAGTACGTCGTCATCACGTCCGTCGACCGCGACGATCTGCCCGATCAAGGCTCGAATCACTTCGCGCGCACGATCCGCACCGCGAAGCGCCTGGACCCCGATCTCATCGTCGAGATCCTGACTCCCGATTTCCGCGGCAGCTTCGAGTGCGTGGACTTGATCGTTCAAGCCAAGCCCGACGTCTTCGCCCACAACATCGAAACCGTCGAGCGCCTGCAGCGCCGCGTGCGCGACCCGCGCGCGAACTACGCGCAGTCGATGTCGGTTTTGAAACGCGTGAAAGACGTGGACCCCACCCGTTACACCAAAACTTCGATCATGCTCGGCCTCGGCGAAACCGACGAGGAAGTGCTGCAAACCCTGAAGGATCTGCGCGCCATCGGCTGCGACGTCGTGACCTTCGGACAGTATCTGCAGCCCACCCCCCGGCACTTGAAAGTCGAAGAGTACGTCACTCCCGAGAAATTCAAAGAGTGGCAAACGATCGCGGAAAGCATGGGCTTTTTGTACGTCGCCTCGGGCCCCTTGGTCCGCAGCTCGTACCGCGCCGGCGAATTCTTTATGAAGGGTATTGTAGAAAAACAGAGGAAGGAGACTCTCCAGCATGGCATCTGA
- a CDS encoding 2-oxo acid dehydrogenase subunit E2, translating to MASDSTSVKLPELGEGVTEGELVKWLVKPGDSVKPDQPVAEVMTDKATVEVPSPVAGTVKELKFKVGDVIKVENIILTLEGGGAAAAPAPAKTEAPKAAAPAAAAPKAAQPAAMTAAPAGATAGRPATQGVYPPVADARTLATPSTRRLARETNVDINQIQGSGLAGRVTREDVMAASGGMDVHTPAPQRPSVPMRTPGPLASHGTEERVPLRGIRKKIAENLQMAKQIIPHFTLMDEAVVTELVKTREGLKDFATQNNVKITYLPFVMKALISSCRQYNMFNASIDDAAGEIVYKKYFNIGFAADTPNGLVVPVIKNADMKSILELSMEITDLSKRARDGKLKPDEMKGATITITNIGSVGGTYATPIINHPEVAILGMYKISDKVIVDEKGQFKAVKSMNFTVTADHRLIDGAVAANFLKDFISKIQNPGRLMLDMM from the coding sequence ATGGCATCTGATTCGACATCCGTGAAACTCCCGGAACTGGGTGAAGGCGTCACCGAAGGTGAACTCGTTAAATGGCTGGTGAAGCCCGGCGATAGCGTGAAGCCCGATCAACCCGTTGCCGAAGTCATGACCGACAAGGCCACCGTGGAAGTCCCCTCGCCCGTCGCGGGCACCGTCAAAGAACTGAAGTTCAAAGTCGGTGACGTGATCAAAGTGGAAAACATCATCCTCACGCTGGAAGGCGGCGGTGCTGCGGCAGCTCCGGCTCCCGCGAAGACCGAAGCCCCGAAGGCGGCGGCTCCCGCAGCCGCGGCACCGAAGGCCGCTCAGCCCGCGGCGATGACGGCCGCTCCGGCTGGCGCAACCGCAGGACGTCCCGCCACCCAAGGCGTTTACCCGCCCGTGGCCGATGCCCGCACGCTCGCGACTCCCAGCACTCGCCGTCTGGCGCGTGAAACCAACGTCGACATCAATCAGATTCAGGGTTCGGGCCTCGCCGGTCGCGTGACCCGTGAAGATGTGATGGCCGCGTCGGGTGGGATGGATGTCCATACGCCCGCGCCCCAACGTCCGTCCGTGCCGATGCGGACTCCGGGTCCTCTGGCTTCGCACGGAACCGAAGAGCGCGTCCCGCTCCGTGGCATCCGCAAGAAGATCGCCGAGAACCTTCAGATGGCGAAACAGATCATCCCGCACTTCACCCTGATGGATGAAGCGGTCGTGACCGAGCTCGTGAAAACGCGCGAAGGTCTGAAAGATTTCGCGACTCAGAACAATGTGAAGATCACTTATCTTCCGTTCGTCATGAAGGCGCTGATTTCGTCTTGCCGTCAGTACAATATGTTCAATGCTTCGATCGACGATGCCGCCGGCGAAATCGTTTACAAGAAGTACTTCAACATCGGTTTCGCGGCCGATACGCCGAACGGCCTGGTCGTTCCCGTGATCAAAAACGCGGACATGAAGTCGATCTTGGAACTGTCGATGGAGATCACCGATCTGTCGAAGCGTGCGCGCGACGGCAAGCTGAAGCCCGACGAAATGAAGGGCGCGACGATCACCATCACGAACATCGGTTCGGTCGGCGGTACGTACGCGACGCCGATCATCAACCACCCCGAAGTGGCGATCCTCGGCATGTACAAGATCAGCGACAAAGTCATCGTCGACGAAAAAGGTCAGTTCAAGGCCGTCAAGTCGATGAACTTCACCGTGACTGCGGACCACCGTCTGATCGACGGCGCGGTGGCGGCGAACTTCTTGAAGGACTTCATCTCGAAAATCCAGAACCCGGGCCGTTTGATGCTCGACATGATGTAA
- the lpdA gene encoding dihydrolipoyl dehydrogenase, translated as MAQTFDTVVIGAGPGGYVAAIRSAQLGKKTAIVEREYLGGVCLNVGCIPSKAMITAAHFLHRAQHDAATMGFEIKDIKVDFKKTVAWKQSVSDKMAGGVKQLLGGYGVTILMGEAEFKSATEISVKSSKGTESVTAKNFIVATGSRPIQIPGFTFDEKTIMSSTGALAMDAVPKSLVVIGGGYIGLEITGYLSKMGCEVTVVEAMPALLNGVVDPECAQVVARKLNKQGVKVLLNAKAKGQKKAGNGYEVTVEIDGKEQTIKTEKILVTVGRRPNSDQANLKAAGIQIDEKGFIKVDAQRRTTAKNIFAIGDIACQPMLAHKASHEGVMVAEVIAGHNRVYDAKTVPAVVFTDPEIASAGLMESEAKAKGYELKIGKFPFAANGRAVSMMETDGFVKMIADAKTDILLGVHIVGPEASNLISEAVLAVEMGARLQDLALSIHPHPTLGETMMEAAEATLGHAIHIIQKPLAKATTPSANV; from the coding sequence ATGGCACAGACTTTCGATACGGTTGTTATTGGCGCGGGTCCCGGCGGTTATGTCGCCGCGATCCGTTCGGCACAGCTGGGAAAAAAGACCGCGATCGTTGAACGCGAATACCTCGGCGGCGTCTGCCTGAACGTGGGATGTATTCCCTCGAAGGCGATGATCACCGCCGCGCACTTCCTGCACCGCGCGCAGCACGACGCCGCGACCATGGGTTTTGAAATCAAGGACATCAAAGTCGATTTCAAAAAAACCGTGGCGTGGAAGCAGTCGGTCTCGGACAAGATGGCCGGCGGCGTGAAGCAGCTCCTCGGCGGCTATGGCGTCACCATCCTGATGGGCGAGGCGGAATTCAAATCGGCAACCGAGATCAGCGTGAAATCTTCGAAGGGCACGGAGTCTGTGACCGCGAAGAACTTCATCGTCGCGACCGGTTCGCGTCCGATCCAGATCCCCGGCTTCACCTTCGACGAAAAAACGATCATGTCGTCGACCGGCGCGCTGGCGATGGACGCGGTTCCGAAATCGCTCGTCGTCATCGGCGGCGGCTACATCGGACTTGAGATCACGGGTTATCTGTCGAAGATGGGCTGCGAAGTGACGGTCGTCGAAGCCATGCCCGCGTTACTTAACGGCGTGGTCGATCCCGAGTGCGCCCAGGTCGTCGCGCGTAAGCTGAACAAGCAAGGCGTGAAGGTTCTTTTGAACGCGAAAGCGAAGGGTCAAAAGAAAGCCGGAAACGGCTATGAAGTGACCGTCGAAATCGACGGCAAAGAACAGACGATCAAAACCGAAAAGATCCTCGTGACCGTCGGTCGCCGTCCGAACTCGGACCAGGCGAACTTGAAGGCCGCCGGCATCCAGATCGACGAAAAAGGCTTCATCAAAGTGGACGCGCAACGCCGCACGACCGCGAAGAACATCTTCGCCATCGGCGATATCGCGTGCCAGCCCATGCTCGCCCACAAAGCGTCGCATGAGGGCGTGATGGTCGCGGAAGTCATCGCGGGTCACAACCGCGTGTACGACGCAAAGACCGTCCCGGCCGTCGTGTTCACCGATCCCGAAATCGCTTCGGCGGGGCTGATGGAGTCGGAAGCCAAGGCGAAAGGTTACGAGCTGAAGATCGGCAAGTTCCCGTTCGCGGCGAACGGTCGCGCGGTTTCGATGATGGAAACCGACGGTTTCGTGAAGATGATCGCGGACGCCAAGACCGATATTCTTCTCGGCGTGCACATCGTCGGTCCCGAAGCTTCGAACTTGATCTCGGAAGCGGTTCTCGCAGTTGAAATGGGCGCGCGTCTGCAAGACCTCGCACTTTCGATCCACCCGCACCCGACTCTCGGCGAAACGATGATGGAGGCCGCGGAAGCGACGCTGGGTCACGCGATCCACATCATCCAAAAGCCTTTGGCGAAAGCGACGACTCCGTCGGCCAATGTCTGA
- the lipB gene encoding lipoyl(octanoyl) transferase LipB: MSELIFQDWGLIAYDEALRRQEELVQKVADEKSAGYLIACQHPPTVTLGRKTTAEDLTGWSGPTFEIARGGRATYHGPSQIVIYPIWNLDFPRTGLPGRDLHWYLRSLEEVMVRAVAEYGIEAQGRSLQAKDPGVEPATEETGVWVGREKLASIGIGVRRWVTFHGLAMNVLDDPSAFQGIRPCGFNTNVMTSLERLLGRPVEIADTQTKLLRHFAGVFQSTLI; the protein is encoded by the coding sequence ATGTCTGAGTTGATTTTTCAAGACTGGGGGCTCATCGCTTACGATGAAGCCCTCCGTCGGCAGGAAGAACTGGTTCAAAAAGTCGCGGATGAAAAGTCCGCAGGTTACTTGATCGCCTGCCAACACCCGCCTACCGTTACCCTCGGCCGCAAAACGACCGCGGAGGATTTAACCGGCTGGTCGGGCCCCACCTTCGAAATCGCTCGTGGCGGTCGCGCCACTTACCACGGCCCCTCGCAAATCGTGATTTACCCGATCTGGAATTTGGATTTTCCCCGCACGGGCCTACCGGGCCGGGATCTGCATTGGTATTTGCGTTCGCTCGAAGAGGTCATGGTCCGCGCCGTCGCCGAATACGGAATCGAAGCCCAAGGCCGCAGCCTGCAGGCCAAAGATCCCGGCGTCGAGCCCGCCACTGAAGAAACCGGCGTCTGGGTCGGCCGCGAAAAACTCGCGTCGATCGGCATCGGTGTCCGCCGCTGGGTCACGTTCCACGGTTTGGCGATGAATGTGCTGGATGATCCGTCCGCGTTTCAGGGAATTCGCCCCTGCGGTTTCAATACGAATGTGATGACTTCACTCGAGAGACTACTGGGTCGCCCGGTCGAAATCGCGGATACGCAGACGAAGCTGCTTCGCCATTTCGCCGGGGTTTTTCAATCAACGCTTATTTAA